A part of Crassostrea angulata isolate pt1a10 chromosome 5, ASM2561291v2, whole genome shotgun sequence genomic DNA contains:
- the LOC128183916 gene encoding uncharacterized protein LOC128183916 isoform X2, translating into MRKKMEMTSTKAKLEKISSFCQSRGYDVADLITDITNKLNKLPHVLLKSIDELWKSVKRLEREVDICIEVIKLSGCMWSLSGLGLPVVGITLTVALLVAYFLKILCCMYDWKKIKIPEHTMHDANQHEQAGLEEMFGSAETLIDSFTDRKTPNKSSLDILSKNIDIHIGVSELGRLKSRIKCLMLGGKDDWLTALQLLKLFVRISTFRHSLLFRYQTCLNTNKRFLDTISALQTYIEKERRDNISFLSSIFLVPTLKDVGILTIFDPFEEKELYAYLEELNLNMINLKSRIHNGGFIVSPARNPSVQLGRLVLLLFSYLGALKCTPSNIGAILIFQAIENTFNLFQIVSQDSDKILFMNDNGYCKYARRSSSIPENAQWRVILVDETDATLNTSSYFILCNKKWPEKPLYVERSILKRAKGLDTDSIPKEECLFTLTNPNHSGPISVTVQHLGNLKEEPTSTKDRRRSFRKTSIFRKLSFTAFSFKENN; encoded by the exons ATGGAAATGACGTCTACAAAAGCAAAACTAGAAAAAATTTCGTCTTTTTGCCAGTCGAGGGGATACGATGTCGCGGATTTAATTACCGACATAACAAACAAATTGAATAAGTTACCTCATGTATTATTGAAATCAATCGATGAATTATGGAAAAGTGTCAAAAGATTAGAGCGTGAAGTCGATATATGTATAGAAGTAATAAAACTATCGGGCTGTATGTGGTCTTTGTCAGGATTGGGATTACCCGTAGTAGGCATTACTTTGACAGTTGCACTTTTAGTTGCTTACTTTCTTAAGATACTTTGTTGTATGTATGATtggaaaaagataaaaatacctGAACATACCATGCATGATGCAAATCAACACGAACAGGCTGGTTTAGAAGAGATGTTTGGAAGCGCAGAGACACTCATTGATTCTTTTACTGACAGAAAAACACCAAATAAGTCTTCGCTAGATATCCTCAGTAAAAATATTGACATTCATATTGGAGTATCTGAGTTGGGACGTCTTAAAAGTCGGATTAAGTGTCTTATGTTAGGAGGAAAAGATGATTGGCTTACAGCTCTGCAGTTGTTGAAACTGTTTGTTAGAATATCCACGTTCCGGCATTCACTTTTATTTAGATATCAGACATGTTTAAACACAAACAAACGCTTTCTAGATACCATATCTGCTTTACAGACGTATATTGAAAAGGAAAGAAGAGATAATATATCATTTCTTTCCAGTATTTTTTTAGTACCGACACTCAAAGATGTAGGAATTCTAACAATTTTTGATCCATTTGAGGAAAAAGAGCTATATGCGTATTTAGAGGAATTGAACCTGAATATGATAAACTTAAAAAGCAGAATTCATAATGGAGGTTTTATAGTTTCGCCAGCCAGAAATCCGTCCGTCCAACTCGGAAGACttgttttgcttttatttagttatttagGAGCTTTGAAATGTACTCCTTCTAACATTGGAGCTATATTAATATTCCAGGCAATTGAAAATACTTTCAATCTTTTTCAAATCGTATCCCAAGACtctgacaaaattttatttatgaatgacAATGGTTATTGCAAATACGCCAGAAGGTCTTCTTCTATACCAGAAAATGCTCAGTGGCGGGTAATTCTCGTCGATGAGACTGATGCAACCTTAAATACCTCCTCGTATTTCATACTTTGTAACAAAAAATGGCCAGAAAAACCATTATACGTGGAAAGGTCAATCTTAAAACGTGCAAAGGGATTAGACACGGATTCAATACCAAAAGAAGAATGCTTGTTTACG CTGACTAATCCAAACCATTCGGGCCCAATTTCTGTAA
- the LOC128183916 gene encoding uncharacterized protein LOC128183916 isoform X1, protein MIHFKQFFFFFCKQMEMTSTKAKLEKISSFCQSRGYDVADLITDITNKLNKLPHVLLKSIDELWKSVKRLEREVDICIEVIKLSGCMWSLSGLGLPVVGITLTVALLVAYFLKILCCMYDWKKIKIPEHTMHDANQHEQAGLEEMFGSAETLIDSFTDRKTPNKSSLDILSKNIDIHIGVSELGRLKSRIKCLMLGGKDDWLTALQLLKLFVRISTFRHSLLFRYQTCLNTNKRFLDTISALQTYIEKERRDNISFLSSIFLVPTLKDVGILTIFDPFEEKELYAYLEELNLNMINLKSRIHNGGFIVSPARNPSVQLGRLVLLLFSYLGALKCTPSNIGAILIFQAIENTFNLFQIVSQDSDKILFMNDNGYCKYARRSSSIPENAQWRVILVDETDATLNTSSYFILCNKKWPEKPLYVERSILKRAKGLDTDSIPKEECLFTLTNPNHSGPISVTVQHLGNLKEEPTSTKDRRRSFRKTSIFRKLSFTAFSFKENN, encoded by the exons ATGATacattttaaacagttttttttctttttttgtaaacagATGGAAATGACGTCTACAAAAGCAAAACTAGAAAAAATTTCGTCTTTTTGCCAGTCGAGGGGATACGATGTCGCGGATTTAATTACCGACATAACAAACAAATTGAATAAGTTACCTCATGTATTATTGAAATCAATCGATGAATTATGGAAAAGTGTCAAAAGATTAGAGCGTGAAGTCGATATATGTATAGAAGTAATAAAACTATCGGGCTGTATGTGGTCTTTGTCAGGATTGGGATTACCCGTAGTAGGCATTACTTTGACAGTTGCACTTTTAGTTGCTTACTTTCTTAAGATACTTTGTTGTATGTATGATtggaaaaagataaaaatacctGAACATACCATGCATGATGCAAATCAACACGAACAGGCTGGTTTAGAAGAGATGTTTGGAAGCGCAGAGACACTCATTGATTCTTTTACTGACAGAAAAACACCAAATAAGTCTTCGCTAGATATCCTCAGTAAAAATATTGACATTCATATTGGAGTATCTGAGTTGGGACGTCTTAAAAGTCGGATTAAGTGTCTTATGTTAGGAGGAAAAGATGATTGGCTTACAGCTCTGCAGTTGTTGAAACTGTTTGTTAGAATATCCACGTTCCGGCATTCACTTTTATTTAGATATCAGACATGTTTAAACACAAACAAACGCTTTCTAGATACCATATCTGCTTTACAGACGTATATTGAAAAGGAAAGAAGAGATAATATATCATTTCTTTCCAGTATTTTTTTAGTACCGACACTCAAAGATGTAGGAATTCTAACAATTTTTGATCCATTTGAGGAAAAAGAGCTATATGCGTATTTAGAGGAATTGAACCTGAATATGATAAACTTAAAAAGCAGAATTCATAATGGAGGTTTTATAGTTTCGCCAGCCAGAAATCCGTCCGTCCAACTCGGAAGACttgttttgcttttatttagttatttagGAGCTTTGAAATGTACTCCTTCTAACATTGGAGCTATATTAATATTCCAGGCAATTGAAAATACTTTCAATCTTTTTCAAATCGTATCCCAAGACtctgacaaaattttatttatgaatgacAATGGTTATTGCAAATACGCCAGAAGGTCTTCTTCTATACCAGAAAATGCTCAGTGGCGGGTAATTCTCGTCGATGAGACTGATGCAACCTTAAATACCTCCTCGTATTTCATACTTTGTAACAAAAAATGGCCAGAAAAACCATTATACGTGGAAAGGTCAATCTTAAAACGTGCAAAGGGATTAGACACGGATTCAATACCAAAAGAAGAATGCTTGTTTACG CTGACTAATCCAAACCATTCGGGCCCAATTTCTGTAA